TAAACGTCCGCGCTGGAGGAACCGCCTGATCCTGCTCCCCCGCTACTAAAAGAGCTGGCAAGGCAGAAGCCGACAACACATCCCGTCGGTCAGGACGCTCGCGCATAGCCAATGATGCTCCTACAGCTCCTTGCGGAGGTGTTTTGTAGCCAATTTCTTTGACTTTAAGTAATTGGCTGGACATCGACTCCACATGATCAGGAGCAAACAGTCCCGGTACGAGTCCATCTACAAAGTTGGTAATCCCCTCCGTTTGGATGGTAGATACAGCCTTGTTACGCTTTTCTTTACCTTCGTCCGTATCTGCATAAGCTGTGGAATGAATCAGTCCAAAGGCTGTAAGGCGCTCTGCATGTCTCTGCACTGCCGAAAGGGCTAAATAGCCTCCTAGGGAGTGACCAAACCAGGCAGCCTGAGGGATGTCCAATTGTTCTTGAAGTTTAAGCACATCATCTGCCATTTGATCAATCGTATAGGCTCCTAGTGGAGCATCGCTGCGTCCGTGTCCACGCAAGTCTGGAACAATACAACGATAGCTTGGGGACAGCAAGGGAACAACCTCATCCCAATAGGAGGAGCTTCCGCAAAATCCGTGCAATAGAATGATCGGATCTCCTTTTCCCTGTTCGGCATAGCAGATCGTCGTTCCTTCGCATAATACCTTTTCCATGTGGAACCCTTCCTTCTCTGTATATAATCTATTGGATCTGAATATATTAGTGAGTAGAACATGCTGATGTATATTATTAAGCAGACGATCAATATCTGAAACGGTAACCCTCTGGAAAATCTTGCGAAGCTGTTTTTAAGCCAAATTCACAAGCCGCCGCATTAGCAATATGCGCAGCCATTGTCATGACCAAGTGAAGCGAAGTCATTTGGAGTGTCCAATAGGGTTTGGGACTGCGCTCATTCACAATCGCTGCAACACTATAATGACCCACAGACGGCAGAGACAGCCCTACCGATCGCGCAGGAGTTAGCGGTTCACACGCAATAAGAAACATTCCCGTTGAGCCGTGCTGTCCAAGACAAGCATCTATGGCGATCACATGATGATCTTGGGGAATGCACTCCAAGTATGGAACCAGATGATCCGCATCACAGGGCTCCGACATTGTCCCAATCACGTGCGGAAAACCTTGCTCCTTGAGCATGGTGCCTACCAGTGGCCCCAGTGAATCACCCGACGAGCGATCTGTACCGATACAAACAAAAGTCAACTTATCTATAGCATGCTGATGATGAATTTCTCGGAAAAACGGCGCGAGTCCATCTCGATCTGTTTTCTTTACATTATGTTCTAAGGACGAGCGTCCGGGTGCGGGAGCTCGATTATACAAAGACAACTTTGCCCATCCTCCTTGATTCGGTTGTATATTGGTAATCTGGCTTTCAGTACATTCTACAACAAAAACATGATACAATACAGGCAACTTCCCCTGTTATGAAAGGATGGAAAATTAACGATGGATTTGTCTGTACCGTCTCATGCCAACATTGAGTATATGATTGAGGGCATTAAAACCAAGCTCCGTATGGCGAGTGGTGCTGCTATGCAAGCTTCCGCTTTCTCGCTGGAGCAATACGAGGACATCCATGATGTCTATGATATGGTGATAAACAAGCCTAACCTGAGCATTTCCGAGGTTGAAGCTATTGTTTCTGAACTGGGTAGATTGCGTAAGTCCTCCTGAATCAGCCTATAGGAATACAGCTTAGCTGTATTCCAACCTATCATCATGAGCAACAGCCTTCATGCCAGTGGCCCTGTCACCGTAAATAAAGCTCGTACCTCCGCTCGCTTCAACAGACGCGCAACGGGGATACGAGCTTTATTTTTCGATTGCATATACGCATTTTCATACACTTCTTCACTCAAGGATGCTTCAAGGTAAATCTGCTAACACCAGTTCAGATATATCCTCATTATCTGTAGCTAGTATCTTTAATGCACAACTTTTTTGAATTCGTGCAGCATCACCAGGCCCTAACTGAAAATCTCCATCCTGGCACGTAACTTCCACATGACCGCTAACTACATAAATGTGGGTGCGGCGCTCCTCTTGCTGCGGATATTCAAGCTGCTGGCCTTTTTCCAATCTGCTCAGATACAGATTTATATCCTGCGCGATGGATAACGTTCCCTCCACTTCTGAACCAGACACAACAGGCTGAAGCTGATTTAGGCGTTCACTGTGCTTGAATCTTTGCACCTGATAAGAAGGCTGAATGCCAGGGCTCTCGGGTAAAAACCACATTTGCAAAAAGCGAACCGGTCTTTCATCCCCAGTATTTCGCTCTTCATGTTCAATCCCGGTGCCTGCACTCAGAACCTGAATCGAGCCGCTTTTTAAATCCTGCTCATGTCCCAAGCTATCGCTATGATGCAATTGGCCTTCAATTACATAAGTGACGATTTCCAAATCGTGATGCGGATGTCTTTTGAAGCCTTGCTGCGGTTCAAGTTTGTTATCATTATGGGCTAGCATACAACCGAAATGGGCATTGCTCGGATCTTCATAATCGGCAAATGAAAAGCTAAACTCACTATGAATCCATCCTTTATTTGAGGTATGTCTTTCTGCCGATGTCACTATTTTAATCATCCTTAACACCTCCATGGATTACAGTTCCGTAAAGCAGCCTTGCTTCGTGATGACTATTCCACTTTCGGCCCTGGCATTGCAAACACTGTGATACGATCCCTTTACCCCGGGCTTAAATGCCTCAATCAGCCTGTCGTCTCCGTCGAGTTTTGCTCTTAAGTTCATTATTAGTTAAGTTAATAGTACGAAAAATTAAATCTATTACAGCCATAAGGAGGAGATTTATTACATATGCTATCCCATAAACCCCAACCATCCCGGTTCCTACCAAGCTATTTGCGTCGTAGTCTGTATGCATCTATTATCATGATCGCTGTGATGCTTCTCATCGCCTACTCTGTGCAATGGATTGGCACGGCTCCTTTTCTATATTGGGATGAGCGTATACAGGATGCTATTTTTCCAGACACAGCAGCTACTCATGACCAATTGCTAACCATCGCTATATTCATTACGTCTTTCGGTTCATTCAGCATGTCGTTAATTATCGCCCTCGGTGCTGCTACCTTATGCTGGGTCTTTCTTCGTTCAAAAGCTTATTCCTTTGCGATCCTAAGCAGCTTTACGGCGATGTGGGTGCTGAATACGCTCATTAAAGAAATTCTGCAACGGGAACGCCCGTCACTTCAACATTTGGTTGAAGCCGGGGGCTACAGTTTTCCCAGCGGTCATGCGATGATTTCCATGGGATCTTACGGCATGATATTTGCCATCTGGGCTATAGAACGAAAGATTCGTGAGCGTTCGCTCTTCCTCCCGTGCGTTCTTGGTGCACTGCTCATTATATTGATTGGACTAAGCCGTATATATTTAGGAGTTCACTTTCCTACAGATATTGTGGGTGGTTATATTGCAGGCATCATTTGGCTGGCGTTTACCGTTCCTATGATCTATTGGCGAGCGAAAATGCAACTTTCTTCTCCCCCCCGCCCATAACGTCCGATTCGGCTTTTTGTTTCACTCCGGGTCATGACGTTTATATACGAAGTAAGCAAGGCACAGCAATATCGAAGCTCAGCATTTATCAAAAACGTTATCGTTTGTGAACTTAGGATAAGGGAGGCGATCCTTGTGTGGGGAATTGTACTAAGTATTGTAATGGCCATTATTATCGGATTGATTGGCGATGCACTAGCTGGACATGAAATGCCTGGCGGCATTGCAGGCTCTATGATTGCTGGATTTGTAGGAGCTTGGCTAGGTGTCATGCTGTTGGGAGACTGGGGCCCGGTCATCGGAGATTTTGCAGTCATTCCAGCCATACTTGGAACCGCATTGTTCGTATTCTTGCTCGGACTTGTGTCCAGGCTATTGAGAAGGGCTACCTAACATTTATATATATTTTTATTCTATAAAAGGAGTGATATATCATGAGTAACATTGACAATCAAAATATGGCAAGCACTTCAGGTTTTGCAAAGGGTTTATTCATTGGAGGTTTGATTGGTGCTGCGGCAGCCCTGCTGTTCGCTCCAAAGCCGGGTCGCGATTTACGTAGTGATCTGTCCGAAAAAATGACTGTTGTCTCCGATAAAACGAAGGATGTCGCATCTGTAGTTAGCAGCAAAGCGACAGATTTGGCCAAAACCGTTTCCACTAAAACAGCAGATGTAGCCAAAACGGTATCCGAGAGTAAAGACAACATCGTATCCAGCGTAACCAAAGCTTCTGCCGATGTCGCTAATGAAGCGGCCAAAGCGGATAAAGAAGTTATGGATGCAACCGCTCAAGCAGCCAAGGACACTCAAAAACAATTAAATGCAAATTCCTAATAGGAACACATTCCGATTACAACCAAAATAATATCCAAACACTGAACAGCCAGCATGCAAGAAGCTGGCTGTTTTTAAATGATAGAAAGGCTGGGATGACAATGAACAAACCAAACTCCTATGGAGATGATCTTGCTCGGAACAACAAGAGAACCTTTCACCCCCTCCAGGCTCAAGATCAGCCAGATGAGATTTCATCCAAGCAGACCTCTTCTACTCATCATCATGTTAAAACACATGATCCGGAGAGAGACTTTGATGTAAATGAGCATCCTTTTGAACTTCGCCATGAGGTCAAGCGGCTTAACAAACGCCTAGATCAAATCGCAGATACATTGGAAAAAGCAGAATTCAAAGATATTATAGAGAACTACTCCAGCACGAAAAGAAGAATTATGAGCAATCTGACTGCAGGGATTGCACGTGGTCTCGGCCTTACGCTGGGTACAGTGGTCATACTCGCCTTGCTCGCTTGGTTGCTCAGTTTCCTGGTACAGTTAAATCTTCCGGTCATCGGAGA
The Paenibacillus peoriae DNA segment above includes these coding regions:
- a CDS encoding DUF1128 domain-containing protein is translated as MDLSVPSHANIEYMIEGIKTKLRMASGAAMQASAFSLEQYEDIHDVYDMVINKPNLSISEVEAIVSELGRLRKSS
- a CDS encoding pirin family protein, which produces MIKIVTSAERHTSNKGWIHSEFSFSFADYEDPSNAHFGCMLAHNDNKLEPQQGFKRHPHHDLEIVTYVIEGQLHHSDSLGHEQDLKSGSIQVLSAGTGIEHEERNTGDERPVRFLQMWFLPESPGIQPSYQVQRFKHSERLNQLQPVVSGSEVEGTLSIAQDINLYLSRLEKGQQLEYPQQEERRTHIYVVSGHVEVTCQDGDFQLGPGDAARIQKSCALKILATDNEDISELVLADLP
- a CDS encoding alpha/beta fold hydrolase — its product is MEKVLCEGTTICYAEQGKGDPIILLHGFCGSSSYWDEVVPLLSPSYRCIVPDLRGHGRSDAPLGAYTIDQMADDVLKLQEQLDIPQAAWFGHSLGGYLALSAVQRHAERLTAFGLIHSTAYADTDEGKEKRNKAVSTIQTEGITNFVDGLVPGLFAPDHVESMSSQLLKVKEIGYKTPPQGAVGASLAMRERPDRRDVLSASALPALLVAGEQDQAVPPARTFTTDRAGVTQVTLPEAGHMSLFEAPELLANAILAFLEQNLKK
- a CDS encoding DUF5665 domain-containing protein gives rise to the protein MTMNKPNSYGDDLARNNKRTFHPLQAQDQPDEISSKQTSSTHHHVKTHDPERDFDVNEHPFELRHEVKRLNKRLDQIADTLEKAEFKDIIENYSSTKRRIMSNLTAGIARGLGLTLGTVVILALLAWLLSFLVQLNLPVIGDFIAELLGYIKMSQGTK
- the yyaC gene encoding spore protease YyaC, producing MSLYNRAPAPGRSSLEHNVKKTDRDGLAPFFREIHHQHAIDKLTFVCIGTDRSSGDSLGPLVGTMLKEQGFPHVIGTMSEPCDADHLVPYLECIPQDHHVIAIDACLGQHGSTGMFLIACEPLTPARSVGLSLPSVGHYSVAAIVNERSPKPYWTLQMTSLHLVMTMAAHIANAAACEFGLKTASQDFPEGYRFRY
- a CDS encoding GlsB/YeaQ/YmgE family stress response membrane protein → MWGIVLSIVMAIIIGLIGDALAGHEMPGGIAGSMIAGFVGAWLGVMLLGDWGPVIGDFAVIPAILGTALFVFLLGLVSRLLRRAT
- a CDS encoding phosphatase PAP2 family protein encodes the protein MLSHKPQPSRFLPSYLRRSLYASIIMIAVMLLIAYSVQWIGTAPFLYWDERIQDAIFPDTAATHDQLLTIAIFITSFGSFSMSLIIALGAATLCWVFLRSKAYSFAILSSFTAMWVLNTLIKEILQRERPSLQHLVEAGGYSFPSGHAMISMGSYGMIFAIWAIERKIRERSLFLPCVLGALLIILIGLSRIYLGVHFPTDIVGGYIAGIIWLAFTVPMIYWRAKMQLSSPPRP
- a CDS encoding YtxH domain-containing protein, encoding MSNIDNQNMASTSGFAKGLFIGGLIGAAAALLFAPKPGRDLRSDLSEKMTVVSDKTKDVASVVSSKATDLAKTVSTKTADVAKTVSESKDNIVSSVTKASADVANEAAKADKEVMDATAQAAKDTQKQLNANS